From a region of the Poecile atricapillus isolate bPoeAtr1 chromosome 16, bPoeAtr1.hap1, whole genome shotgun sequence genome:
- the DDX54 gene encoding ATP-dependent RNA helicase DDX54, giving the protein MAAAPGRARHRPAPSGPAPTRGSAAGTDMAPRARRQPRAAPVPVTPLPAFPTATEEDDGAEAELDTQAMVRAQNQKKKKSGGFQSMGLSYPVFKGIMKKGYKVPTPIQRKTIPAILRGRDVVAMARTGSGKTACFLIPMFERLKAPSQAGARALILSPTRELALQTLKFTKELGKFTGLKTAVILGGDKMEDQFAALHENPDIIIATPGRLVHVAVEMKLKLHTVEYVVFDEADRLFEMGFAEQLQEIIARLPDGHQTVLFSATLPKLLVEFARAGLTEPMLIRLDVESKLSEQLKLVFFHVRGDDKPAVLLHLLRSVVKPQDQTVVFVATKHHTEYLRELLTAQGIHCTHIYSSLDQTARKINIAKFSQGKCPVLLVTDVAARGLDIPMLDNVINFSFPAKGKLFLHRVGRVARAGRSGTAYSLVAPDEMPYVFDLHLFLGRPLVLAGAQEMPADAGGVLGRVPQSLVDDEECLLLTDHEGSLELRSLRRIADNAHKQYLRSRPGPSPESIKRAKDLDVSQLGMHPLFRARFEDTELQRLKLVDSIKTYKSKATIFEINATSRTPASTVMRSKRRHDRALIEKFQRGQQEKRAAALKGQGLCPAPPEPQDGEGEQEDLQDVFSNVGGQKRKRGNGEEGPRKKPQQPAQQDEDFYIPYRPKDFESERGLSVGGEGSAFEQQAAGAVLDLMGDENHNLNKSKQLLKWDRKKKRFVGQTGQEDKKKVRTESGRYISSSYKNNLYEKWKQKYKVDERDEDEEGPRSREQFRGKHRRGHGPTQPPAQGRVRSELRNKQQILKQRKKAAKQRFLQSGGLKRLKARNRQRVQELRQMAFGRRAGPAKKGKLRKRM; this is encoded by the exons ATGGCCGCGGCCCCGGGGCGGGCACGGCACCGCCCCGCCCCTTCCGGGCCCGCCCCGACACGTGGATCCGCCGCCGGGACCGACATGGCGCCGCGCGCCCGCCGCCAGCCCCGGGCCGCGCCG gtcccTGTGACCCCACTGCCTGCCTTCCCTACCGCCACCGAGGAGGACGATGGCGCTGAAGCTGAGCTGGACACTCAGGCCATGGTGCGGGCCCAGaaccagaagaagaagaaatcagGGGGCTTCCAGTCCATGG GCCTCAGCTACCCTGTCTTCAAGGGTATCATGAAGAAGGGCTACAAGGTGCCCACGCCCATCCAGAGGAAG ACCATCCCCGCCATCCTGCGTGGCCGGGACGTGGTGGCGATGGCACGGACGGGCAGTGGGAAGACAGCCTGTTTCCTCATCCCCATGTTCGAGCGGCTGAAGGCACCCAGCCAGGCCGGGGCACGCGCCCTCATCCTCTCACCCACCCGGGAGCTGGCCCTGCAGACCCTCAAGTTCACCAAGGAG CTGGGCAAGTTCACCGGTTTGAAGACAGCCGTGATCCTGGGAGGAGACAA GATGGAGGACCAGTTTGCTGCTCTGCATGAGAACCCCGACAT AATCATAGCCACCCCTGGGCGCCTGGTGCACGTGGCAGTGGAGATGAAGCTGAAGCTGCACACCGTGGAGTACGTGGTGTTCGACGAGGCCGACAG GCTCTTTGAGATGGgctttgctgagcagctccaggagatcATTGCCCGGCTCCCAGATGGCCACCAGACCGTGCTGTTCTCTGCCACGCTGCCCAAGCTGCTCGTCGAGTTTGCCCGGGCTG GCCTCACTGAGCCGATGCTGATCCGCCTGGATGTGGAGTCCAAGCTGAGTGAGCAGCTCAAG CTGGTGTTCTTCCACGTGCGCGGGGACGACAAACCGGCCGTGCTGCTCCACCTGCTGCGCAGCGTGGTGAAGCCCCAGGACCAGACAGTTGTCTTTGTGGCCACCAAGCACCACACAGAGTATCTGAGGGAG ctgctgaCAGCACAGGGCATCCACTGTACCCACATCTACAGCTCTCTGGACCAGACTGCCCGCAAGATCAACATTGCCAAGTTCTCCCAGGGCAAGTGCCCAGTGCTGCTGGTCACTGACGTGGCTGCCCGGGGGCTGGACATCCCCATGCTGGACAACGTCATCAACTTCAGCTTCCCCGCCAAGGGCAAGCTGTTCCTGCATCGTGTCG GCCGCGTGGCCCGAGCTGGCCGGAGTGGCACTGCCTACTCGCTGGTGGCTCCTGATGAGATGCCCTACGTGTTTGACCTCCACCTCTTCCTGGGGCGCCCGCTCGTCCTCGCTGGAGCACAGGAGATGCCTGCTG ATGCTGGCGGGGTCCTGGGCCGTGTCCCCCAGAGCCTGGTGGATGATGAGGAATGCCTGCTGCTGACGGACCACGAGGGCTCCCTGGAGCTGCGCAGCCTCCGCCGCATCGCGGACAACGCCCACAAGCAGTACCtgcgctcccggcccggcccctcgCCAGAGTCCATCAAGAGGGCCAAGGACCTGGATGTGTCCCAGCTGGGCATGCACCCCCTCTTCA gAGCTCGCTTCGAAGACACCGAGCTGCAGAGGCTGAAGTTGGTGGATAGCATTAAAACCTACAAGTCCAAGGCA ACCATCTTTGAGATCAACGCCACATCCCGGACACCGGCCAGCACCGTGATGCGATCGAAGCGGCGCCACGACCGTGCCCTGATCGAGAAGTtccagcgtgggcagcaggagaagcGGGCAGCAGCACTTAaagggcaggggctgtgcccggcccctcctgagccccaggatggggaaggagagcaggaggaCCTCCAG GATGTGTTCTCCAATGTGGGGGGCCAGAAGCGAAAACGGGGCAATGGAGAAGAGGGTCCTAGGAAAAAgccacagcagccagcacagcaggatGAGGACTTCTACATCCCATACCGGCCCAAGGACTTTGAGAGTGAGCGGGG GCTGAGCGTGGGCGGCGAGGGCAGCGCCTTCGAGcagcaggcggccggggccgtGCTGGATCTCATGGGCGACGAAAACCACAACCTCAACAAGAGCAAGCAGCTGCTCAAGTG GGACCGCAAGAAGAAGCGGTTTGTGGGGCAGACGGGCCAGGAGGACAAGAAGAAAGTGCGGACAGAGAGCGGGCGCTACATCAGCAGCTCCTACAAGAACAACCT CTATGAGAAGTGGAAGCAGAAGTACAAGGTTGACGAGcgggatgaggatgaggaagggccACGCAGCAGGGAGCAGTTCAGAGGGAAGCACAGGCGTGGGCACG GGCCCACGCAGCCCCCGGCGCAGGGCAGGGTGCGCTCGGAGCTGAGGAACAAGCAGCAGATCCTGAAGCAGCGCAAGAAGGCGGCCAAGCAGCGCTTCCTGCAGAGCGGGGGCCTGAAGCGCCTCAAGGCACGGAACCGACAGCGGGTGCAGGAGCTGCGGCAAATGGCCTTTGGGCGCCGGGCGGGCCCTGCCAAGAAGGGCAagctgaggaagaggatgtAA
- the CFAP73 gene encoding cilia- and flagella-associated protein 73 yields MEGSEGLELGLRAGGNGVWVEGWDGLRAESGSLPASSTGAFPVPSTAPSQRRSEPSQENPRELREPLAAPGNSVVLPAARLSRSQLLRRPLGGEEAPAEMDSELEERFRVAFRDKLRLLPAELQAARGRTREPATLPPSTRVLLKRREVAKAERELQNQRQEFEQRMQRLAQRRQQLARRREQHRDAVLSFESLLKAVAARRERAERRAGEERERAAAERAEAARLRRELEQLLRRRERLARRLRSLRPFGDYLRDVLATMGQFQDVPAMLEHFGVLAGVRAALAREAEAGQELLAQGRARLQRYRQEASTQLQSTRDELARLHTRLEAARQDVLQWESCWTHIQSTAMQKTLLLGQIRLAVLNLFQQITAELKIPMDQGQEDTKAQLDMVLLCMQGLADICATSTHPQHHTTARLLQDQG; encoded by the exons ATGGAGGGttctgaggggctggagctgggtctgagggctggagggaacGGAGTGTGGGTGGAAGGATGGGATGGCTTGAGGGCTGAGAGTGGGAGCCTCCCTGCAAGCAGCACTGGTGCgttccctgtgcccagcaccGCGCCCTCGCAGCGGCGCTCGGAGCCCAGCCAGGAAAACCCCAGGGAGCTGCGGGAGCCTCTGGCTGCCCCTGGCAACTCTgttgtgctgccagcagctcgGCTGTCCCGCTCCCAGCTCCTCCGCAGGCCCCTGGGTGGGGAGGAGGCACCGGCCGAGATGGACTCGGAGCTGGAGGAGCGGTTCCGAGTGGCTTTTCGGGACAAGCTGCGGCTGCT ccccGCCGAGCTGCAGGCAGCCCGTGGCAGGACACGGGAGCCCGCCACGCTCCCGCCCTCCACTCGTGTGCTCCTCAAGAGACGGGAGGTGGCGAAGGCGGAGCGGGAGCTGCAGAACCAGCGGCAG GAGTTCGAGCAGCGGATGCAGCGCCTGGCGCAGCGCCGGCAGCAGCTGGCCCGGAGGCGAGAGCAGCACCGCGACGCCGTGCTCAGCTTTGAGTCCTTGCTCAAG GCGGTGGCGGCCAGGCGGGAGCGGGCGGAGCGCCGGGCGGGCGAGGAGCGGGagcgggcggcggcggagcgggcTGAGGCTGCCCGGCTGCGgcgggagctggagcagctgctgcggCGCAGGGAGCGCCTGGCCCGCCGACTGCGGAGCCTCCGGCCCTTCGGGGACTACCTGCGGGACGTGCTGGCCACGATGGGGCAG TTCCAGGACGTGCCGGCCATGCTGGAGCATTTTGGGGTGCTGGCGGGGGTGCGGGCAGCCCTGGCACGGGAGGCAGAAGccgggcaggagctgctggcccagggcagggcacgGCTCCAGCGGTACCGTCAGGAGGCCAGCACCCAGCTCCAGAGCACCAGGGATGAGCTGGCCCGGCTCCACACACGCCTGGAGGCTGCCCGCCAAGACGTGCTGCAGTGG GAGTCCTGCTGGACCCACATCCAGAGCACAGCCATGCAGAAGACCCTGCTACTGGGGCAGAtcaggctggctgtgctgaacCTCTTCCAGCAAATCACTGCAGAGCTCAAGATCCCCATGGATCAAGGCCAGGAAGACACGAAGGCCCAGCTGGACATG GTGCTGCTCTGCATGCAGGGCCTGGCTGACATCTGTGCCACTAGCACACACCCACAGCACCACACCACTGCCAGGCTGCTTCAGGACCAGGGAtag
- the VSIG10 gene encoding V-set and immunoglobulin domain-containing protein 10, which translates to MVGTGRQRRPRSAPHGRGGSEVTPRWRVGGVPRWRRPQTAALGRRDPLDDPITGPSRRRRAGSPGRARPPSPGLSPGRRPGSTASAGLWRRRTAMQLRGGMPPARLFLALCVWRLVPRREAAGTDEVVFGQVGGSILLLCRNVSKEATEVVWYQGDPHFFPPLFSSRVSFPPDVRFSLVDNSSLSITELRVQDQGNYTCREVLNRTDHEHRVQLVVANPPQAAPKCWAETSSSGLMLQLFCSWPGGYPHPTLHWREEGQDLENSSWVISSTSSSDTHVETLNSSHLSHRKVFKCVGSHVVKQEQPACTVEIKLPSLESEPPQTCFVGDNVTLTCRVTESTPAARLSWLRDISQPEVEIQPGGRFLIAQEGNVSWLTIQNCSQATDGGCYVCKAQNPVGLRELFVCLTVKQPVNIVGVVGAVVVLSLLAVLTITGVVLYYNPLLCLRGAAFRNADSGDVLVLVDSEDDEEGKGSEEALSSCTEHEAMALVGGSRAPAAHLNHLMEGDDDELHGGVSP; encoded by the exons ATGGTTGGCACCGGGCGGCAgcgccggccccgctctgccccaCACGGCCGAGGGGGGAGTGAGGTGACCCCAAGATGGCGGGTGGGGGGGGtcccaagatggcggcggcccCAGACGGCGGCTCTGGGGCGGCGGGACCCGCTGGACGACCCCATCACGGGCCCCTCACGGCGCCGGCGGGCGGGTTCCCCCGGCCGGGCACGCCCGCCCTCCCCAGGCCTCTCGCCGGGGCGGCGGCCGGGCAGTACCGCCTCCGCGGGGCTGTGGCGGCGGCGCACAGCCATGCAGCTCCGCGGCGGGATGCCGCCCGCGCGGCTCTTCCTCGCCCTGTGCGTCTGGAGGCTGGTGCCGCGCCGGGAGGCCGCAG gAACAGATGAAGTGGTCTTTGGGCAGGTGGGAGGAAGCATCCTCCTTTTATGCCGCAACGTGTCCAAGGAAGCCACCGAGGTGGTCTGGTACCAAGGGGATCCACATTTCTTCCCACCTCTCTTCTCCTCGAGGGTCTCCTTCCCCCCGGACGTTCGCTTCTCCCTGGTGGACAACAGCTCCCTGAGCATCACGGAGCTGCGTGTGCAGGACCAGGGCAACTACACCTGCAGAGAAGTGCTGAACAGGACGGACCACGAGCACAGGGTGCAGCTCGTGGTGGCCA ATCCACCACAGGCAGCCCCAAAGTGCTGGGCTGAGACCTCCTCATCGGGGCtgatgctgcagctgttctgcagCTGGCCTGGGGGGtacccccaccccaccctgcACTGGAGAGAAGAGGGGCAGGATTTGGAGAACTCCAGCTGGGTCATCAGCTCCACTAGCTCCTCGGACACCCACGTGGAGACGCTGAACAGCTCCCACCTCTCCCACCGAAAGGTCTTCAAGTGTGTGGGCAGCCACGTGGtgaagcaggagcagcctgcCTGCACTGTGGAGATAA AACTCCCTTCCCTGGAAtctgagcccccccagacctGCTTTGTGGGTGACAATGTGACCCTGACGTGCCGGGTGACCGAGAGCACCCCGGCAGCTCGGCTCAGCTGGCTCCGGGACATCAGCCAGCCCGAGGTGGAGATCCAGCCTGGGGGGAGGTTCCTCATCGCCCAGGAGGGCAACGTGTCCTGGCTCACCATCCAGAACTGCTCCCAGGCCACTGACGGCGGCTGCTACGTCTGCAAGGCCCAGAACCCCGTGGGGCTCAGGGAGCTCTTCGTCTGCCTCACGGTGAAGC agccagTGAACATCGTTGGGGTCGTGGGTGCTGTGGTGgtcctgtccctcctggctgtTCTCACCATCACTGGGGTTGTGTTGTACTACAATCCCCTCCTGTGCCTCAGAG GTGCTGCATTCAG GAATGCAGACTCAGGGGATGTCCTAGTGCTGGTGGACTCTGAAGATGATGAGGAGGGGAAGGGCTCTGAGGAGGCCCTGAGCAGCTGCACCGAGCACGAGGCCATGGCACTGGTCGGTGGGAGCAGGGCCCCGGCTGCTCACCTGAACCACCTCATGGAAG GTGACGATGACGAGCTCCATGGCGGGGTCTCTCCATAG
- the PEBP1 gene encoding phosphatidylethanolamine-binding protein 1, giving the protein MPVDLAKWDGPLSLAEVEQKPAHPLRVKYGSVEIDELGKVLTPTQVQHRPTSIEWDGCDPQKLYTLVLTDPDAPSRKDPKFREWHHFLVTNMKGNNVGSGTVMSDYVGSGPPKGTGLHRYVWLVYEQPQQLACNEPVLSNRSGDKRGKFKVAAFRSKYGLGAPVAGTCYQAEWDDYVPKLYEQLSGK; this is encoded by the exons ATGCCGGTGGACCTGGCGAAATGGGACGGGCCGCTGAGCCTCGCCGAGGTGGAGCAGAAGCCGGCGCACCCACTGAGGGTCAAGTATGGCTCCGTGGAGATCGACGAGCTGGGCAAAGTGCTCACGCCCACTCAG GTCCAGCATCGCCCCACCAGCATCGAGTGGGACGGCTGCGATCCCCAGAAGCTTTACACCCTGGTTCTGACAGACCCTGATGCGCCCAGTCGGAAGGACCCAAAGTTCAG GGAGTGGCATCACTTCCTGGTGACCAACATGAAAGGCAACAATGTGGGCAGCGGGACCGTGATGTCGGATTATGTTGGCTCCGGTCCTCCCAAGGGAACAG GGCTGCACCGCTACGTGTGGCTGGTGTacgagcagccccagcagctggcCTGCAACGAGCCCGTCCTGTCCAACCGCTCCGGGGACAAGCGTGGCAAGTTCAAGGTGGCCGCCTTCCGCAGCAAGTACGGGCTGGGGGCGCCGGTGGCGGGCACCTGCTACCAGGCTGAGTGGGATGACTACGTGCCCAAGCTGTACGAGCAGCTCTCGGGGAAGTAG
- the TAOK3 gene encoding serine/threonine-protein kinase TAO3 isoform X3: protein MFCGHRDHVFIRDEVGHRDRRPEVRPTQSVQNQALHYRNRERFATIKSASLVTRQIHEHEQENELREQMSGYKRMRRQHQKQLIALENKLKAEMDEHRLKLQKEVETHANNSSIELEKLAKKQVAVMEKEAKAAAADEKKFQQQILAQQKKDLATFLESQKKQYKLCKEKIKEEMNEDHSTPKKEKQERISKHKENLQHTQAEEEAQLLSQQRLYYDKNCRFFKRKTMIKRHEMEQQNIREELNKKRTQKEMEHAMLIRHDESTRELEYRQLHTLQKLRMDLIRLQHQTELENQLEYNKRRERELHRKHFMELRQQPKNLKAMEMQIKKQFQDTCKVQTKQYKALKNHQLEVTPKSEHKTILKSLKDEQTRKLAILAEQYEQSINEMMASQALRLDEAQEAECQALRLQLQQEMELLNAYQSKIKMQTEAQHERELQKLEQRVSLRRAHLEQKIEEELAALQKERSERIKFLLERQEREIETFDMESLRMGFGNLVTLEYPKEDYR from the exons ATGTTTTGTGGTCACAGG GATCATGTATTTATAAGGGATGAGGTGGGCCACAGGGATCGCAGGCCTGAGGTGCGGCCTACCCAGTCAGTGCAGAATCAGGCCCTCCACTACCGGAACCGAGAGCGCTTTGCCACAATCAAATCAGCATCTTTG GTTACAAGACAGATCCATGAGCATGAGCAGGAGAACGAGCTGCGGGAACAGATGTCAGGATATAAGCGGATGCGGCGCCAGCACCAGAAGCAGCTGATCGCCCTGGAGAACAAGTTGAAGGCCGAGATGGACGAGCACCGCCTCAAGCTGCAGAAGGAGGTGGAGACACACGCCAACAACTCGTCCATTGAGCTGGAGAAGCTGGCCaagaagcaagtggctgtgaTGGAGAAGGAG gcaaaggcagctgcagcagatgaAAAGAAATTCCAGCAACAGATTTTGGCTCAGCAAAAGAAAGACCTGGCGACCTTTTTAGAAAGTCAGAAGAAACAATACAAGCTTTGCAAGGAAAAGATTAAAGAG GAAATGAATGAGGACCACAGCACGCCCAAGAAAGAGAAGCAAGAAAGGATATCCAAACACAAAGAGaacctgcagcacacacaggctgAAGAGGAGGCCCAGCTTCTCAGCCAGCAGAGACTCTACTACGACAAAAACTGCCGTTTCTTCAAGAGAAAAACGATGATCAAGAGGCACGAGATGGAGCAGCAGAACATTCGGGAA gagctGAACAAGAAGCGGACGCAGAAGGAGATGGAGCACGCGATGCTGATCCGGCACGACGAGTCCACGCGGGAGCTGGAGTACCGGCAGCTGCACACGTTGCAGAAGCTGCGCATGGACCTCATCCGGCTGCAGCACCAGACTGAGCTCGAGAACCAGCTGGAATACAACAAGCGGCGCGAGCGGGAGCTGCACAGGAAGCATTTCATGGAGCTCCGGCAGCAACCAAAGAATCTGAAG GCTATGGAAATGCAGATCAAAAAGCAGTTCCAGGACACATGCAAAGTGCAAACTAAGCAGTACAAAGCACTGAAGAATCACCAGCTGGAAGTAACTCCAAAGAGTGAGCACAAGACAATTCTGAAGAGCCTGAAGGACGAGCAGACACGGAAGCTCGCCATCCTGGCCGAGCAGTACGAGCAGAGCATCAATGAGATGATGGCCTCGCAGGCG CTCCGGCTGGACGAGGCCCAGGAAGCAGAATGCCAAGCCCTGAGACTGCAACtccagcaggagatggagctgctCAACGCGTACCAGAGCAAAATTAAGATGCAGACAGAAGCACAGCACGAAAGGGAGCTCCAGAAGCTGGAGCAACGGGTGTCGCTGCGCAGGGCACACCTGGAACAGAAG ATCGAAGAGGAGCTCGCCGCCCTCCAGAAGGAACGCAGCGAGAGGATCAAGTTTCTGTTGGAAAGGCAGGAGCGAGAGATTGAGACATTTGACATGGAGAGCCTGCGGATGGGCTTTGGGAATTTGGTCACATTAGAATATCCCAAGGAGGACTATAGATGA